Proteins from a single region of Streptomyces spectabilis:
- a CDS encoding sensor histidine kinase: MRRSKTSPAPPERDTRGNFTPPPRAATPSPSADVPGGEPQAASGGRLSPRNWRVPTRLNAILLIPVLVGLVMGGFQVKGAIDTWDEARDAEATARLVRASLDYGNRLIEERDISAAPLLNGKKNDPGVAEARKATDRAAAVFADAAEAMPHKEGLERRLATFKKVEPKLAGLRQAAYTSKLPGVETESGYVAIQHPLMEFANELGLGTGNITSYGRTVYAVSLAKAALSLQRSIGTHLLVKPGPTQSDFTKQKVSFSSYAYLERIAIEEYTGGGTPSDVRKLEDAQKQLVADATKQAEQDAAEARAAGKKYVPPPRGEKMLELILGMPNTQPSARVALKAKGIDSKVLWKAATAKFDVYRTIEADLADKAVNEASGIADDAKTDAFITGAVVVVALLAAFILAGLMARQMGRSMRSLRTAAFGIAEQRLPMLVDQLSRTDPGRVDTRVQPIPITTTDEIGEVARAFDQVHREAVRLASEQALLRGNINAIFTNLSRRNQSLIEGQLTLITDLENNEADPDQLESLFRLDHLATRMRRNGENLLVLSGEEPGRRWDQPVPLVDVLRAASSEVEQYERIELSGVPEAEIHGLAVTDLVHLLAELLENATTFSSPQTKVRVTATRLPDGRVMIEIHDKGIGLTAEDFADINHRLANPPTVDAAISQRMGLFVVGRLSDRHGIRVQLRPSGEQAGTTSLVMLPEIITHGGGGELHPQDNEFTVSSIIPEQQAQAAEPLRTAAELGFDDNAYHGEHAEAQGGQLDPVGRSLVREERRAALEAQAQSGRPLFRDEAQGGQETYEQPQAYQEQGAYETPGAGYEEQYAPQQAYDGTQAPGYDQAQGGYDTGYDGQPTYDQAKAGQSAYDDSYYTTQDGYPDGAYAESGQGGHEAAAGTQQDAFVAYPERSHQDDWPLRDGYQEAYQGEYAPEAESAPTTDAGEAEHVGFDRPGPAPTPPTAGHELTDAGLPRRGSAAVNGNGSAPAEQAEEAHDGESPNGEPNSWRTANDERWHRAEQLREPKAGGVTSSGLPRRVPKANLVEGTAEQTPQGGPQVSRDPEEVRGRLSNLRRGVQRGRSAGSDTNGQGFSPDSTYNQER; encoded by the coding sequence GTGAGGCGAAGCAAGACGAGCCCCGCACCCCCGGAACGGGACACGCGGGGCAACTTCACCCCGCCCCCGCGAGCGGCGACGCCGTCGCCGTCCGCGGACGTACCCGGTGGCGAGCCACAGGCCGCCTCCGGCGGGCGCCTTTCGCCCCGGAACTGGCGCGTGCCGACCCGCCTCAACGCGATCCTCCTCATACCCGTGCTCGTCGGTCTCGTCATGGGCGGCTTCCAGGTCAAGGGCGCCATCGACACCTGGGACGAGGCCCGCGACGCCGAGGCCACGGCCCGTCTGGTGCGCGCTTCGCTGGACTACGGCAACCGCCTCATCGAGGAGCGCGACATCTCCGCCGCGCCCCTCCTGAACGGCAAGAAGAACGACCCGGGCGTGGCCGAGGCCCGCAAGGCCACCGACCGGGCCGCCGCCGTCTTCGCCGACGCCGCCGAGGCCATGCCGCACAAGGAGGGCCTGGAGCGCCGGCTCGCGACCTTCAAGAAGGTCGAGCCGAAGCTCGCGGGCCTGCGCCAGGCCGCGTACACCAGCAAGCTGCCGGGCGTGGAGACCGAGTCGGGCTACGTCGCCATCCAGCACCCGCTGATGGAGTTCGCCAACGAACTCGGCCTCGGCACCGGCAACATCACCTCCTACGGCCGCACCGTCTACGCGGTGTCCCTGGCCAAGGCGGCGCTCTCGCTCCAGCGCTCCATCGGCACCCACCTCCTTGTGAAGCCGGGCCCGACGCAGAGCGACTTCACCAAGCAGAAGGTCTCCTTCTCCTCGTACGCCTACCTCGAGCGCATCGCCATCGAGGAGTACACCGGCGGCGGCACGCCCTCGGACGTCCGCAAGCTCGAGGACGCCCAGAAGCAGCTCGTCGCCGACGCCACGAAGCAGGCCGAGCAGGACGCCGCCGAGGCGCGCGCCGCGGGCAAGAAGTACGTTCCGCCGCCGCGGGGCGAGAAGATGCTCGAACTCATCCTGGGCATGCCGAACACCCAGCCGAGCGCCCGCGTCGCGCTCAAGGCCAAGGGCATCGACAGCAAGGTGCTGTGGAAGGCCGCCACCGCCAAGTTCGACGTGTACCGCACCATCGAGGCGGACCTCGCCGACAAGGCCGTGAACGAGGCCTCCGGCATCGCCGACGACGCCAAGACCGACGCCTTCATCACCGGTGCCGTCGTCGTGGTCGCCCTGCTCGCCGCCTTCATCCTGGCCGGGCTCATGGCCCGCCAGATGGGCCGCTCGATGCGCAGCCTGCGCACCGCCGCCTTCGGCATCGCCGAGCAGCGCCTGCCGATGCTGGTCGACCAGCTGTCGCGCACCGACCCGGGCCGCGTGGACACCCGCGTCCAGCCCATCCCGATCACCACCACGGACGAGATCGGCGAGGTCGCCCGCGCCTTCGACCAGGTGCACCGCGAGGCCGTCCGGCTCGCCTCCGAGCAGGCGCTGCTCCGCGGCAACATCAACGCGATCTTCACCAACCTCTCGCGCCGCAACCAGTCCCTGATCGAGGGCCAGCTGACCCTCATCACCGATCTGGAGAACAACGAGGCCGACCCGGACCAGCTGGAGAGCCTCTTCCGCCTGGACCACCTGGCGACCCGCATGCGCCGCAACGGCGAGAACCTCCTCGTCCTCTCGGGCGAGGAGCCGGGCCGCCGCTGGGACCAGCCGGTGCCGCTCGTGGACGTCCTGCGCGCCGCCTCCTCCGAGGTGGAGCAGTACGAGCGCATCGAGCTCTCGGGCGTCCCGGAGGCCGAGATCCACGGCCTGGCCGTGACCGACCTCGTGCACCTGCTCGCCGAGCTCCTGGAGAACGCCACGACGTTCTCCTCGCCGCAGACCAAGGTCAGGGTCACCGCGACCCGTCTCCCCGACGGCCGCGTGATGATCGAGATCCACGACAAGGGCATCGGCCTGACCGCCGAGGACTTCGCGGACATCAACCACCGGCTCGCCAACCCGCCGACCGTGGACGCCGCGATCTCGCAGCGCATGGGCCTGTTCGTGGTCGGCCGCCTGTCCGACCGGCACGGCATCCGCGTCCAGCTGCGCCCCTCGGGCGAGCAGGCGGGCACCACCTCGCTCGTGATGCTCCCGGAGATCATCACGCACGGTGGCGGCGGCGAACTCCACCCGCAGGACAACGAGTTCACGGTCTCCTCGATCATCCCCGAGCAGCAGGCGCAGGCGGCCGAGCCGCTGCGCACGGCCGCCGAGCTGGGCTTCGACGACAACGCGTACCACGGCGAGCACGCCGAGGCGCAGGGCGGCCAGCTCGACCCCGTGGGCCGTTCCCTGGTCCGCGAGGAGCGCCGCGCGGCCCTGGAGGCGCAGGCCCAGTCCGGCCGCCCGCTGTTCCGCGACGAGGCGCAGGGGGGCCAGGAGACGTACGAGCAGCCCCAGGCGTACCAGGAGCAGGGCGCGTACGAGACGCCGGGCGCCGGTTACGAGGAGCAGTACGCCCCTCAGCAGGCGTACGACGGCACGCAGGCACCCGGATACGACCAAGCTCAGGGCGGCTACGACACCGGCTACGACGGGCAGCCGACCTACGACCAGGCCAAGGCGGGCCAGTCGGCGTACGACGATTCGTACTACACGACCCAGGACGGCTACCCGGACGGCGCGTATGCGGAGTCCGGACAGGGCGGTCACGAGGCCGCCGCGGGCACCCAGCAGGACGCCTTCGTCGCCTACCCGGAGCGGTCCCACCAGGACGACTGGCCGTTGCGCGACGGTTACCAGGAGGCCTACCAGGGCGAGTACGCTCCCGAAGCGGAATCCGCCCCGACGACTGACGCGGGCGAGGCGGAGCACGTAGGCTTCGACCGTCCGGGACCTGCGCCGACGCCTCCCACGGCCGGTCACGAGCTGACCGACGCGGGCCTGCCCCGCCGGGGCAGCGCCGCGGTGAACGGCAACGGGAGCGCCCCCGCCGAGCAGGCCGAAGAGGCCCACGACGGCGAGAGCCCGAACGGCGAGCCGAACAGCTGGCGCACGGCCAACGACGAGCGCTGGCACCGCGCCGAGCAGCTGCGGGAGCCCAAGGCGGGCGGGGTCACCTCGTCCGGCCTGCCGCGGCGGGTGCCCAAGGCCAACCTGGTCGAGGGCACGGCGGAGCAGACCCCGCAGGGCGGCCCCCAGGTCTCCCGCGACCCCGAGGAAGTACGGGGCAGGCTGAGCAACCTGCGCCGCGGCGTCCAGCGGGGCCGCAGCGCGGGCAGTGACACGAATGGCCAGGGCTTCAGCCCTGATAGCACCTACAACCAGGAGCGTTAG
- a CDS encoding roadblock/LC7 domain-containing protein, whose amino-acid sequence MSQAAQNLNWLITNFVENTPGVSHTVVVSADGLLLAMSEGFPRDRADQLAAVASGLTSLTAGASRIFEGGAVTQTVVEMERGFLFLMSISDGSSLAVLAHPECDIGLVGYEMALLVDRAGTVLTPDLRAELQGSLLH is encoded by the coding sequence ATGAGCCAGGCGGCACAGAACCTGAACTGGTTGATCACCAACTTCGTGGAGAACACCCCCGGGGTGTCCCACACGGTCGTGGTCTCCGCCGACGGCCTGCTTCTCGCGATGTCCGAGGGCTTTCCGCGCGACCGCGCCGACCAGCTCGCGGCCGTCGCCTCCGGCCTGACCTCCCTCACCGCCGGGGCCTCCCGGATCTTCGAGGGCGGCGCGGTCACGCAGACGGTCGTGGAGATGGAGCGCGGCTTCCTGTTCCTCATGTCCATCTCCGACGGCTCGTCCCTCGCCGTGCTCGCGCACCCGGAGTGCGACATCGGCCTCGTCGGGTACGAGATGGCGCTGCTCGTCGACCGCGCGGGCACCGTCCTCACCCCCGACCTGCGCGCCGAGCTCCAGGGCAGCCTGCTGCACTAG
- a CDS encoding DUF742 domain-containing protein yields MNPPTASHDPYGAQAGYGYEGDQPLVRPYAMTGGRTRPRYQLAIEALVSTTADPAQLMGLLPEHQRICHLCREVKSVAEVSALLSMPLGVARILVADLAEAGLVAIHQPGGDENTGGQPDVTLLERVLSGLRKL; encoded by the coding sequence ATGAACCCGCCCACCGCCTCTCATGACCCGTACGGCGCCCAAGCCGGCTACGGCTACGAGGGCGACCAGCCGCTGGTGCGCCCGTACGCGATGACCGGTGGCCGGACCAGGCCCCGCTACCAGCTCGCGATCGAGGCGCTGGTCAGCACCACGGCGGACCCGGCCCAGCTGATGGGGCTGCTCCCCGAGCACCAGCGGATCTGCCATCTGTGCCGCGAGGTCAAGTCGGTGGCCGAGGTCTCCGCGCTGCTGTCGATGCCGCTCGGCGTCGCCCGCATCCTGGTGGCCGACCTGGCCGAGGCCGGGCTCGTCGCGATCCACCAGCCCGGCGGTGACGAGAACACCGGTGGCCAGCCCGACGTGACTCTGCTCGAAAGGGTGCTCAGTGGACTTCGCAAGCTCTAG
- a CDS encoding roadblock/LC7 domain-containing protein, giving the protein MSQAAQNLNWLITNFVENTPGVSHTVVVSADGLLLAMSEGFPRDRADQLAAVASGLTSLTAGASRIFEGGSVTQTVVEMERGFLFIMSISDGSSLAVLAHPEADIGLIGYEMALLVDRAGTVLTPDLRAELQGSLLN; this is encoded by the coding sequence ATGAGCCAGGCGGCGCAGAACCTGAACTGGTTGATCACCAACTTCGTGGAGAACACCCCCGGGGTGTCCCACACCGTGGTGGTCTCCGCCGACGGACTCCTTCTGGCGATGTCCGAAGGTTTCCCGCGCGACCGAGCCGATCAGCTCGCCGCGGTCGCGTCGGGTCTCACCTCCCTCACGGCCGGGGCCTCCCGGATCTTCGAGGGCGGCTCGGTGACCCAGACCGTTGTGGAGATGGAGCGAGGATTTCTCTTCATCATGTCCATCTCCGACGGTTCCTCCCTTGCCGTACTCGCCCACCCAGAGGCGGACATCGGTCTCATTGGGTACGAGATGGCACTTCTCGTCGACCGTGCCGGGACCGTCCTCACTCCGGACCTGCGCGCGGAGCTTCAGGGGAGCCTGCTCAACTAA
- a CDS encoding sensor histidine kinase, giving the protein MQGRFKRDGSAAAEPERGGSDRGSSAQHAQNPASVQSGDSGPGAARTGAPGGSLPADETKAKGSKTPPGPGPRIALRNWRISTRLVSLLALPVITATSLGALRINSSMDEIQQLDNMKLLTDLTEDATRLAVALQEERDQSAGPLSHGASDTDFTVKSVREKTDRAYKNFLAGTQNVDDSDGDKGFLGIRQNTVQITRQLQKIKDVRRDAYQKDVPSSQTVDGYSQLIQQLLALSEDMAQATSNPDMIQRTRALAAFSSAKEFASVQRAVIAAALPPNNREFGKLSDLDRRYALTAFEKEADELQSFNRIYVGNGAKLLAPISRGNQTIQGADAYAQRVLEQPNGIKLRGKRSYKDWVDADSSKISEMGKIELTLLDEMEQKARSLRNESEQQAILNGALILLVLGVSLVGAFVVARSMIRSLRRLQDTATKVAQDRLPELVKQLSESDPQDVDTSVESVGVHSRDEIGQVAAAFDDVHREAVRLAAEQALLRGNVNAMFTNLSRRSQGLIQRQLSLISELESREADPDQLSSLFKLDHLATRMRRNGENLLVLAGEEPGRRWTRPVPLVDVLRAAASEVEQYERIELSSVPATDVAGRVVNDLVHLLAELLENATSFSSPQTKVKVTGHALPDGRVLIEIHDTGIGLSPEDLAAINERLASPPTVDVSVSRRMGLFVVGRLSQRHGIRIQLRPSDSGGTTALVMLPVDVAQGGKKGPGQPGAPAPTGGPAAAQAAAGAAAARRGGGVAAGLSGAARARQNNQVGPAAGAQRGQVAGSGPRAALPSRGNGQGPAAGAPSAPSPVAPAGLSGPGAPGAGAQGGRGGAGAFGQGQGGGRAGAGSMPQPPVPQQRTNDAGQAVGSGAGAGSGSGSGERDRRPQLPPRGGPRAELPGGSPQQPRVPSWSDENAQPQVSREPFDAPRGHEEPESTGQFPHPGANADDLQGPGSTSQFERPDFDGPPPGTQGDATGEFVRSDVFGGPSPAAPQAPQNPQPGQSPHATGEFSVPRPPAPRRGQAPRADLDQGGQQQPQRPQAQLPQAPQPQPQQSEPEALPPASGPLDGRTPLYDTLETNWFSQQAQQQAEQQERAQQERAQQERAEQERQAQARAEQERQQAERNRQAEQADAHRPELPQRGTHGQAGAPQAPQQPQRGHGLPRREPQLPQREPQRPLGGTRPQGARPPQPSPATPPPSPRPGGLQAPGPHGQPGQGVPQNQQHPQNQQNLQNPQNPNSTTGNTAWRATPNDELGRQAERVRQPSAGGVTTSGLPRRVPRANLVAGTAQQAQDSSGPQVSRAPEEVRGRLTNLRRGIQQGRQAGTGQTGSFPTHQQER; this is encoded by the coding sequence GTGCAGGGACGTTTCAAGAGGGATGGCAGCGCTGCGGCGGAGCCGGAGCGCGGCGGAAGTGACCGCGGCTCCTCGGCCCAGCACGCCCAGAACCCCGCATCGGTACAGTCCGGTGACAGCGGCCCCGGAGCCGCCCGCACGGGCGCGCCGGGCGGCAGTCTGCCCGCGGACGAGACGAAGGCGAAGGGCTCCAAGACACCCCCTGGTCCCGGCCCTCGAATAGCCCTGCGCAACTGGCGCATCTCGACCCGCCTCGTCTCGCTCCTCGCCCTCCCCGTCATCACGGCGACCTCGCTCGGCGCCCTGCGCATCAACTCGTCGATGGACGAGATCCAGCAGCTCGACAACATGAAGCTGCTGACCGATCTGACGGAGGACGCCACCCGCCTGGCCGTCGCGCTCCAGGAGGAGCGCGACCAGTCGGCGGGTCCCCTCTCGCACGGCGCGAGCGACACCGACTTCACCGTCAAGAGCGTGCGGGAGAAGACGGACCGGGCCTACAAGAACTTCCTGGCCGGCACCCAGAACGTCGACGACAGCGACGGCGACAAGGGCTTCCTCGGCATCCGGCAGAACACGGTCCAGATCACCCGGCAGCTGCAGAAGATCAAGGACGTCCGCCGGGACGCCTATCAGAAGGACGTCCCGTCCTCGCAGACGGTCGACGGCTACAGCCAGCTGATCCAGCAGCTCCTCGCGCTCTCCGAGGACATGGCGCAGGCGACCAGCAACCCGGACATGATCCAGCGCACCCGCGCCCTGGCGGCCTTCTCCTCCGCCAAGGAGTTCGCGTCCGTGCAGCGGGCCGTCATCGCCGCCGCGCTCCCGCCGAACAACCGCGAGTTCGGCAAGCTCTCCGACCTCGACCGCCGCTACGCCCTCACCGCGTTCGAGAAGGAGGCCGACGAACTCCAGTCCTTCAACCGGATCTACGTCGGCAACGGCGCGAAGCTGCTGGCCCCCATCAGCCGCGGCAACCAGACGATCCAGGGCGCCGACGCCTACGCCCAGCGCGTCCTTGAGCAGCCCAACGGCATCAAGCTCCGCGGCAAGCGCTCCTACAAGGACTGGGTCGACGCCGACTCCTCCAAGATCTCGGAGATGGGCAAGATCGAGCTGACGCTGCTCGACGAGATGGAGCAGAAGGCCCGTTCGCTCAGGAACGAGTCCGAGCAGCAGGCGATCCTCAACGGTGCGCTCATCCTGCTGGTGCTCGGCGTCTCGCTCGTCGGCGCCTTCGTCGTGGCCCGGTCCATGATCCGCTCGCTCCGCCGGCTCCAGGACACCGCCACCAAGGTCGCCCAGGACCGACTGCCCGAGCTGGTCAAGCAGCTCTCCGAGTCCGACCCGCAGGACGTCGACACGTCCGTGGAGTCCGTCGGTGTGCACTCCCGGGACGAGATCGGCCAGGTGGCCGCGGCCTTCGACGACGTGCACCGCGAGGCGGTCCGCCTCGCCGCCGAGCAGGCCCTCCTCCGGGGCAACGTCAACGCGATGTTCACCAACCTCTCGCGCCGTTCCCAGGGCCTCATCCAGCGTCAGCTCTCGCTCATCTCCGAACTGGAGTCCCGCGAGGCCGACCCGGACCAGCTGTCGTCGCTCTTCAAGCTCGACCACCTCGCGACCCGCATGCGCCGTAACGGCGAGAACCTCCTCGTGCTCGCCGGTGAGGAGCCCGGCCGCCGCTGGACGCGGCCCGTGCCGCTCGTCGACGTGCTCCGTGCCGCCGCCTCCGAGGTGGAGCAGTACGAGCGCATCGAGCTGTCCTCGGTGCCCGCCACCGACGTCGCCGGTCGCGTCGTCAACGACCTCGTGCACCTCCTCGCCGAGCTGCTCGAGAACGCGACCTCGTTCTCCTCGCCGCAGACCAAGGTCAAGGTGACCGGTCACGCGCTGCCCGACGGCCGCGTGCTCATCGAGATCCACGACACCGGCATCGGCCTCTCCCCCGAGGACCTCGCCGCGATCAACGAGCGGCTCGCGTCGCCGCCCACCGTGGACGTCTCCGTCTCCCGCCGCATGGGTCTGTTCGTGGTCGGCCGCCTCTCACAGCGCCACGGCATCCGCATCCAGCTGCGGCCCTCCGACTCCGGCGGTACGACCGCCCTCGTCATGCTGCCCGTCGATGTCGCCCAGGGCGGCAAGAAGGGTCCGGGCCAGCCGGGCGCCCCGGCGCCGACCGGTGGTCCCGCCGCGGCCCAGGCCGCCGCGGGTGCCGCCGCCGCGCGTCGCGGTGGCGGTGTGGCGGCCGGTCTGAGCGGCGCGGCCCGCGCCCGCCAGAACAACCAGGTCGGCCCCGCCGCCGGTGCGCAGCGCGGCCAGGTCGCGGGCTCCGGTCCGCGCGCGGCGCTGCCGTCGCGCGGCAACGGCCAGGGTCCGGCGGCGGGCGCGCCGTCGGCACCTTCCCCGGTGGCGCCCGCCGGGCTCTCCGGCCCGGGTGCTCCCGGTGCCGGGGCGCAGGGCGGCCGCGGTGGCGCCGGTGCCTTCGGGCAGGGCCAGGGCGGCGGCCGCGCCGGGGCGGGCAGCATGCCGCAGCCTCCGGTGCCCCAGCAGCGTACGAACGACGCGGGTCAGGCCGTCGGGTCCGGCGCGGGTGCGGGCTCCGGCTCGGGCTCGGGTGAGCGGGACCGCAGGCCGCAGCTGCCGCCGCGCGGCGGTCCGCGGGCCGAGCTGCCCGGTGGCAGCCCGCAGCAGCCCCGCGTGCCCAGCTGGAGCGACGAGAACGCGCAGCCGCAGGTCTCGCGCGAGCCCTTCGACGCGCCCCGCGGCCACGAGGAGCCCGAGTCCACCGGCCAGTTCCCGCACCCCGGGGCGAACGCCGACGACCTCCAGGGCCCCGGCTCGACCTCGCAGTTCGAGCGCCCCGACTTCGATGGCCCGCCGCCCGGCACGCAGGGCGATGCCACCGGCGAGTTCGTGCGCTCCGACGTCTTCGGCGGCCCCTCCCCCGCGGCCCCGCAGGCGCCCCAGAACCCGCAGCCGGGCCAGTCTCCGCACGCCACGGGCGAGTTCTCGGTGCCGCGTCCGCCCGCGCCGCGCCGCGGCCAGGCTCCGCGCGCCGACCTCGACCAGGGCGGTCAGCAGCAGCCGCAGCGCCCCCAGGCCCAGCTGCCGCAGGCGCCGCAGCCGCAGCCCCAGCAGTCCGAGCCGGAGGCCCTGCCGCCCGCGTCCGGTCCGCTCGACGGCCGTACGCCGCTGTACGACACGCTGGAGACCAACTGGTTCTCGCAGCAGGCGCAGCAGCAGGCCGAACAGCAGGAGCGGGCCCAGCAGGAGCGGGCCCAGCAGGAGCGCGCCGAGCAGGAGCGTCAGGCCCAGGCCCGCGCCGAGCAGGAGCGTCAGCAGGCCGAGCGGAACCGCCAGGCCGAGCAGGCCGATGCGCACCGCCCGGAGCTGCCGCAGCGCGGCACCCATGGCCAGGCCGGCGCGCCGCAGGCCCCGCAGCAGCCCCAGCGCGGGCACGGGCTGCCCCGGCGGGAACCGCAGCTCCCGCAGCGCGAGCCGCAGCGGCCGCTCGGCGGCACGCGCCCCCAGGGCGCGCGTCCGCCGCAGCCGTCCCCCGCGACCCCGCCGCCGTCCCCGCGTCCGGGTGGCCTCCAGGCCCCGGGCCCGCACGGCCAGCCGGGCCAGGGCGTCCCGCAGAACCAGCAGCACCCCCAGAACCAGCAGAACCTGCAGAACCCGCAGAACCCGAACAGCACCACCGGCAACACCGCTTGGCGCGCCACGCCGAACGACGAGCTGGGCCGCCAGGCCGAGCGCGTCCGGCAGCCCTCCGCGGGCGGCGTCACCACCTCCGGCCTCCCGCGCCGCGTGCCACGGGCGAACCTCGTGGCGGGCACCGCACAGCAGGCGCAGGACAGCTCGGGTCCGCAGGTCTCGCGCGCGCCCGAAGAAGTGCGCGGCCGGCTGACCAATCTCCGTCGGGGCATTCAGCAGGGTCGTCAGGCCGGCACCGGCCAGACGGGCAGTTTCCCCACTCACCAGCAGGAGCGTTAG
- a CDS encoding DUF742 domain-containing protein gives MAPGTVSEEEYVAATPPDGSSSANWPSGRGQGQGDGSQNRYNFPSAPSHRRQPQYRQPGPQAPAPGPYDKPAPGAYEQPAPGPYDRPAPGAYDQQRPYAPRIRPAQAQRRSPEPAPAANPLVRPYAMTGGRTRPRYQLAIEALVHTTAQPHQLQGQLPEHQRICNLCREIKSVAEISALLSIPLGVARILVADLAEAGLVAIHQPGGDESAGGQPDVTLLERVLSGLRKL, from the coding sequence ATGGCGCCGGGCACAGTTTCGGAGGAGGAGTACGTGGCTGCAACACCCCCAGACGGTTCGTCTTCGGCCAACTGGCCTTCGGGCCGTGGCCAGGGCCAGGGTGACGGTTCGCAGAACCGGTACAACTTCCCCTCCGCGCCCAGCCACCGCCGTCAGCCGCAGTACCGGCAGCCCGGTCCGCAGGCGCCCGCGCCCGGCCCGTACGACAAGCCCGCTCCGGGCGCGTACGAGCAGCCGGCGCCGGGTCCCTACGACCGGCCCGCTCCGGGCGCGTACGACCAGCAGCGGCCGTACGCGCCCCGCATCAGGCCCGCGCAGGCGCAGCGCCGCTCCCCGGAGCCGGCGCCCGCCGCCAACCCCTTGGTGCGCCCGTACGCCATGACCGGCGGCCGCACCAGGCCGCGGTACCAGCTCGCCATCGAGGCGCTGGTGCACACCACCGCACAACCGCATCAGTTGCAGGGCCAGTTGCCCGAGCATCAGCGCATCTGCAACCTGTGCCGTGAGATCAAGTCGGTCGCCGAGATCTCGGCACTGCTCTCCATTCCCCTTGGCGTAGCCCGGATCCTCGTCGCCGACCTGGCGGAGGCCGGTCTGGTCGCCATCCATCAGCCCGGCGGGGACGAGTCCGCCGGCGGTCAGCCAGACGTGACACTGCTCGAAAGGGTGCTCAGTGGACTTCGCAAGCTCTAG
- a CDS encoding GTP-binding protein, translating into MDFASSSAGGFADSAAAGRSTTSAKIVVAGGFGVGKTTFVGAVSEINPLRTEAVMTSASAGIDDLTHTGDKTTTTVAMDFGRITLDQDLILYLFGTPGQDRFWFMWDDLVRGAIGAIVLVDTRRLADCFPAVDYFENSGLPFVIALNGFDGQQPYTPDEVREALQLGPDAPIITTDARQRAEAKSGLITLVEHALMARLK; encoded by the coding sequence GTGGACTTCGCAAGCTCTAGCGCGGGCGGCTTCGCGGACTCCGCCGCCGCCGGCCGGTCCACCACCTCCGCCAAGATCGTGGTGGCGGGCGGCTTCGGTGTGGGCAAGACCACGTTCGTCGGGGCGGTCTCGGAGATCAACCCGCTGCGCACCGAAGCCGTGATGACGTCCGCGTCAGCGGGTATTGACGACCTCACGCATACCGGTGACAAGACCACCACCACGGTGGCGATGGATTTCGGCCGCATCACCCTTGACCAGGATCTGATCCTGTACCTGTTCGGCACGCCGGGTCAGGACCGCTTCTGGTTCATGTGGGACGACCTGGTGCGCGGCGCGATCGGCGCGATCGTCCTGGTGGACACCCGGCGCCTGGCCGACTGTTTCCCGGCCGTGGACTACTTCGAGAACTCCGGGCTGCCCTTCGTCATCGCCCTGAACGGCTTCGACGGACAGCAGCCGTACACCCCGGACGAGGTCCGCGAAGCGCTCCAGCTCGGCCCGGACGCCCCCATCATCACGACAGACGCGCGACAGCGTGCGGAAGCAAAGAGTGGCCTGATCACGCTGGTCGAGCACGCACTGATGGCACGACTCAAGTAG
- a CDS encoding fumarylacetoacetate hydrolase family protein — protein sequence MRIARFSIDGNVAFGAVEGDKPDELVVDIIKGSPYADFELSGVKVPLSKVRLLAPVIGHKIVAFGRNYAAHAKELGHEVPDAPFAFFKPATSMIGSGDAIQYPSFSEELHHEAELAVVIGRMCREVPRERVKDVIFGYTCANDVTARDVQKREKQWARAKGFDTSCPLGPWVETELDPSDLTIQCTVNGQQRQLGRTSEMVHSIEDLVVNISEAMTLLPGDVILTGTPEGVGPLNVGDEVAVTIEGIGTLTNKVIKRG from the coding sequence GTGCGTATCGCCAGGTTCTCCATCGACGGCAACGTCGCCTTCGGCGCGGTCGAGGGCGACAAGCCGGACGAGCTCGTCGTCGACATCATCAAGGGCAGCCCGTACGCCGACTTCGAGCTGAGCGGCGTCAAGGTCCCGCTGAGCAAGGTCCGGCTCCTCGCCCCGGTCATCGGCCACAAGATCGTGGCCTTCGGGCGGAACTACGCGGCGCACGCCAAGGAGCTCGGCCACGAGGTGCCGGACGCCCCGTTCGCCTTCTTCAAGCCCGCCACCTCGATGATCGGCTCCGGCGACGCGATCCAGTACCCGTCGTTCTCCGAGGAGCTGCACCACGAGGCGGAGCTGGCCGTCGTCATCGGCCGCATGTGCCGCGAGGTCCCGCGCGAGCGCGTGAAGGACGTCATCTTCGGCTACACCTGCGCCAACGACGTCACCGCCCGCGACGTGCAGAAGCGCGAGAAGCAGTGGGCCCGGGCCAAGGGCTTCGACACGTCCTGCCCGCTCGGCCCCTGGGTGGAGACGGAGCTCGACCCGAGCGACCTGACGATCCAGTGCACGGTCAACGGCCAGCAGCGCCAGCTCGGCCGCACCTCCGAGATGGTGCACTCCATCGAGGACCTGGTCGTCAACATCTCCGAGGCCATGACGCTGCTGCCCGGCGACGTCATCCTCACCGGCACCCCCGAGGGGGTTGGCCCCCTCAACGTCGGCGACGAGGTCGCCGTCACCATCGAAGGCATCGGCACTCTCACCAACAAGGTGATCAAGCGTGGCTAA